In bacterium, the genomic stretch AAGAGAAAGAAAGGTATGTCGAAGAAACTGTTTGTGGGGAGTCTGAGCTGGAACACGACGGACGAGGGCCTCCTCGACGCGTTTTCCCAGTACGGTGAAGTCACCGAGGCGAAGGTGATCACCGATCGCGATTCCGGCCGCTCGCGCGGATTCGGATTCGTTACCTTCGCCGAATCCGACAGCGCCGACGCGGCGATCAGCGCGCTCGACGGCAAGGAGCTCGACGGCCGGACCATCAAGGTCAACGTCGCGCAAGACAAGCCCCGCGAAGGCGGCGGCGGCGGCGGTCGCGACCGCTGGTAATCTCCCCCGCGCGTTCGGCGATGTTGAA encodes the following:
- a CDS encoding RNA-binding protein, with translation MSKKLFVGSLSWNTTDEGLLDAFSQYGEVTEAKVITDRDSGRSRGFGFVTFAESDSADAAISALDGKELDGRTIKVNVAQDKPREGGGGGGRDRW